In Mycobacterium sp. Aquia_216, a genomic segment contains:
- a CDS encoding FAD-dependent oxidoreductase gives MTTHHVDVLVVGAGPTGLTAAGDLARVGRSVAVLERWPAINPSSRAFATMARTLEVLDARGAAEDLLARSHQAPGVTIFGGARIDLTHLDSPYQFAMITPQTNVDRALGDYAVRHGADIRRGVEVIGLDQDADGVTVTIRPHGNDAGSHTRWRAKYLIGADGAHSTVRALVGANFPGRTILSSIVLADVKLAHGPSDAGLTLHSTRNEFAFLVPYDRHDADGSWYRTMVWDRNNQLPDTEPVDRDEIAGVFGRAMDADPGLIEVGWKSRFHCDERQVAQYRHGRVFLAGDAAHVHSPMGGQGMNTGIQDAANLAWKIDAVLAGADDAVLDTYHDERHPIGKRVLVQSGLMARGITLRPPVARRLRNLLAPKILSIPRVRDAIAGSFAGTTLRYARSRGESRVVGTRATQIPLRHGRITELQRLPGFVFVRERGAPVVDAAWLPQAVRTDDGPAVLVRPDGYIAWAGDSADRSAWTGALARWQGRTRVDWVSYARR, from the coding sequence ATGACGACCCACCATGTCGACGTCCTCGTGGTCGGCGCCGGGCCGACGGGGCTGACCGCCGCCGGCGACCTGGCCCGCGTAGGCCGCTCGGTCGCCGTGCTGGAGCGCTGGCCCGCGATCAATCCGTCCAGCCGCGCCTTTGCCACCATGGCCCGCACGCTGGAGGTCCTCGACGCCCGGGGGGCCGCCGAGGACCTGCTGGCGCGTTCACATCAGGCACCGGGAGTCACGATTTTCGGCGGTGCGCGCATCGACCTCACTCACCTCGACTCGCCGTATCAATTCGCGATGATCACCCCGCAGACCAACGTCGATCGGGCGCTGGGCGATTACGCCGTCCGCCACGGCGCCGACATCCGGCGTGGTGTCGAGGTCATCGGCCTCGACCAGGACGCCGACGGTGTGACCGTGACCATCCGACCGCACGGCAACGATGCGGGTAGTCACACCCGTTGGCGGGCAAAGTATTTGATCGGTGCCGACGGGGCGCATAGCACGGTTCGCGCATTGGTGGGTGCAAACTTCCCCGGCCGGACGATCCTGTCGTCGATCGTGCTAGCCGATGTCAAACTCGCGCACGGGCCTTCGGACGCCGGCCTGACGTTGCACAGCACTCGCAACGAGTTCGCGTTCCTTGTCCCCTACGATCGACACGACGCCGACGGCTCGTGGTATCGCACGATGGTCTGGGACCGCAACAATCAGCTGCCCGACACCGAACCCGTCGATCGGGACGAGATCGCTGGCGTCTTCGGGCGGGCAATGGACGCCGACCCGGGCCTGATCGAGGTGGGCTGGAAGTCCCGGTTCCATTGCGACGAACGCCAAGTCGCGCAATACCGGCACGGTCGCGTGTTTCTGGCCGGGGACGCCGCACACGTCCACTCCCCGATGGGTGGTCAGGGCATGAACACCGGCATCCAGGATGCGGCGAACCTCGCGTGGAAGATCGACGCGGTGCTCGCCGGCGCCGACGACGCCGTGCTCGACACCTACCACGACGAACGTCATCCGATCGGCAAGCGGGTGCTGGTGCAATCCGGTCTGATGGCCCGTGGCATCACACTTCGGCCGCCGGTAGCGCGTCGGCTACGAAACCTATTGGCGCCCAAGATACTTAGCATTCCGCGCGTGCGTGACGCGATTGCCGGGAGTTTCGCCGGGACAACGTTGCGGTATGCCCGCAGCCGAGGGGAGAGCCGCGTGGTGGGTACCCGCGCGACGCAAATTCCGTTGCGGCATGGGCGGATCACCGAGCTGCAACGCCTGCCTGGTTTCGTTTTCGTCCGTGAGCGGGGGGCGCCCGTCGTCGACGCGGCCTGGCTTCCCCAAGCGGTGCGGACCGACGACGGCCCCGCGGTGTTGGTACGTCCCGACGGCTACATCGCCTGGGCGGGCGATTCGGCCGACCGGTCCGCGTGGACCGGGGCGCTTGCGCGGTGGCAGGGCCGAACCCGAGTCGATTGGGTCAGCTATGCGCGGAGGTAA
- a CDS encoding TetR/AcrR family transcriptional regulator, which translates to MPVKTRDGEATRSTILAAARSQFGTNGFERTTIRSVASEVGVDPALVMHYFGSKAELFAAASRFDVQFPDLSGIAADRIADVLLPMFIGVWGPQGPLLPLLRSAATNRTAADALLAVFVDQVAPALAAVVPDRAPERAALVGSQLLGLAVARYFLGIPSLAGMDDARLIEWMRPVLAHYLTDPAP; encoded by the coding sequence ATGCCCGTGAAAACCCGTGATGGAGAGGCCACGCGATCGACGATTCTGGCCGCCGCGCGTTCGCAATTCGGGACCAACGGCTTCGAACGCACCACTATCCGTTCGGTGGCGTCGGAAGTCGGCGTCGACCCGGCGCTCGTGATGCACTACTTCGGCAGCAAGGCAGAGCTTTTCGCCGCGGCCTCTCGATTCGATGTCCAGTTTCCCGATCTCTCCGGCATTGCCGCCGACCGCATTGCCGATGTGCTGCTGCCGATGTTCATCGGCGTGTGGGGACCGCAGGGGCCCTTGCTGCCGCTACTGCGCTCGGCCGCGACCAACCGGACTGCCGCGGATGCGCTGCTTGCCGTGTTCGTCGACCAGGTAGCCCCGGCGCTGGCCGCGGTCGTCCCCGATCGCGCGCCCGAGCGAGCCGCTTTGGTCGGATCGCAACTGCTCGGCCTCGCGGTGGCCCGTTACTTCTTGGGCATCCCGTCGCTGGCCGGCATGGACGATGCGCGTCTCATCGAGTGGATGCGACCGGTGCTCGCGCACTACCTCACCGATCCGGCACCATGA
- a CDS encoding NUDIX hydrolase, producing MTITYDETLREQFRVNLASHDRRTVIDPTKRHAAVAVVVVDSKVGEDRVDPAPVDDWIAGRPMEAGLDGRMVDVSGGAAFLLCRRASRLSSHAAQWALPGGRLDPGETPVDAALRELDEEVGIRLPGAMVLGMLDDYPTRSGYVITPVVIWGGGKLDPRPAPDEVVAVYRVGLHQLQRDDSPRFISIPESPHPVVQIPLGNDLIHAPTGAVLLQLRWLCLEGRHDPVDELEQPVFAWK from the coding sequence GTGACGATCACCTATGACGAGACGCTGCGGGAACAGTTCCGGGTAAATCTGGCGAGTCACGATCGTCGCACCGTGATCGACCCGACGAAGCGGCATGCCGCAGTCGCGGTGGTAGTGGTCGACTCGAAGGTCGGTGAGGACAGGGTGGATCCAGCGCCGGTGGATGACTGGATTGCCGGGCGGCCGATGGAAGCCGGTCTCGACGGGCGTATGGTCGACGTTTCGGGAGGTGCCGCTTTCCTTCTGTGCCGCAGGGCATCCCGTCTCTCATCACATGCTGCGCAGTGGGCGCTGCCGGGCGGTCGCCTCGACCCGGGTGAGACCCCTGTCGACGCCGCGCTGCGGGAGCTGGACGAAGAGGTGGGTATCAGGCTGCCTGGCGCGATGGTGTTGGGGATGCTCGACGACTACCCGACCCGGTCGGGGTACGTCATCACGCCGGTAGTGATCTGGGGCGGCGGCAAGCTCGATCCCCGTCCGGCACCCGACGAGGTGGTGGCCGTCTACCGGGTGGGGTTACACCAGTTGCAGCGCGACGATTCGCCGCGCTTCATCTCCATTCCGGAGAGCCCGCATCCGGTCGTCCAGATTCCGTTGGGGAACGATCTCATCCACGCGCCGACGGGTGCCGTGCTGTTGCAACTGCGCTGGCTGTGCCTGGAGGGCCGCCACGATCCGGTCGACGAGCTGGAACAGCCGGTGTTCGCCTGGAAGTGA
- a CDS encoding nuclear transport factor 2 family protein, translating to MHPFRKAVEDRDEAAIQAMLADAVVFTSPVAFKPYVGKPITAAILRGVLRIFEDFRYVREIAGNDGRDHALVFETGISGAPGVKITGCDFLHFDEDGLIDEFMVMVRPLSGATALSEAMGAQFERIQQEALELAEKFATA from the coding sequence ATGCACCCCTTCCGGAAGGCGGTCGAGGACCGCGACGAGGCAGCCATCCAGGCAATGCTGGCCGACGCCGTGGTGTTCACTAGCCCGGTGGCGTTCAAGCCGTATGTCGGCAAGCCGATCACCGCGGCGATCCTGCGTGGCGTACTCCGGATTTTCGAGGACTTCCGTTACGTCCGTGAGATCGCCGGCAACGACGGACGCGACCACGCGCTCGTCTTCGAGACCGGGATCTCGGGGGCGCCCGGCGTGAAGATCACCGGTTGTGACTTCCTGCATTTCGACGAGGACGGACTGATCGACGAGTTCATGGTCATGGTGCGGCCGCTGTCGGGGGCGACGGCATTATCCGAAGCGATGGGTGCCCAGTTCGAACGGATCCAGCAGGAGGCCCTGGAACTGGCCGAGAAGTTCGCCACCGCTTAG
- a CDS encoding hemerythrin domain-containing protein, with amino-acid sequence MADITMLILADHEWFREQFAKLDDLQAQAPANRAALERVWRPLADKLDVHAYIEEKIFYPQLLRRGADNPEGETLDAIGDHNDIRDGVRDAGAAGVGSESWWAAVGRTRLANDDHMGEEEREGLADFRHHAPIGLREALGRQYSEFMAEHPTTRGLQIVDRDPEEYVESIENPSKPTDYSLRIGSLKGK; translated from the coding sequence ATGGCTGACATCACCATGCTGATCCTCGCCGACCACGAGTGGTTCCGCGAACAATTTGCCAAGCTGGACGATCTGCAGGCGCAGGCACCGGCCAACCGGGCCGCACTCGAGCGGGTTTGGCGTCCACTCGCCGACAAGCTTGATGTGCACGCCTACATCGAGGAGAAGATCTTCTACCCGCAACTGCTCCGGCGCGGCGCCGACAATCCCGAGGGCGAGACGCTCGATGCGATCGGCGATCACAACGACATTCGCGACGGAGTACGCGACGCCGGCGCCGCCGGGGTCGGTTCCGAGTCGTGGTGGGCGGCGGTGGGCCGCACCCGGCTGGCGAATGACGACCACATGGGCGAAGAGGAGCGCGAAGGGCTGGCGGACTTCCGTCACCACGCCCCGATCGGTCTTCGGGAAGCTCTCGGTCGGCAGTACAGCGAATTCATGGCCGAGCATCCCACCACCAGGGGACTTCAAATCGTCGATCGCGACCCCGAGGAGTACGTCGAGAGCATTGAAAACCCGTCGAAGCCCACGGATTACTCGCTTCGCATCGGCAGCCTGAAAGGCAAGTGA
- a CDS encoding nuclear transport factor 2 family protein, giving the protein MSDVLEITQLVNLYGLAVDSQRWQLFGRIFAADVAADGNPLWDGTGWYDDALVRTPVAGGSLTGYAASPGGPATRSATRRLPA; this is encoded by the coding sequence ATGAGCGACGTCCTGGAGATCACCCAGCTGGTGAACCTCTACGGGCTGGCGGTCGATTCCCAGCGATGGCAACTGTTCGGCCGGATCTTCGCCGCGGATGTGGCCGCCGACGGCAACCCGCTCTGGGACGGCACCGGTTGGTACGACGACGCGTTGGTGCGTACCCCGGTGGCTGGCGGATCACTCACCGGGTATGCCGCATCACCCGGTGGACCGGCAACCCGTTCGGCAACGAGACGACTGCCGGCGTGA
- a CDS encoding TIGR03854 family LLM class F420-dependent oxidoreductase — protein MKIRIGVGLGADSAPDRLADIVDHLERSGVDSLWFSELVYAPTVDPMVGMAYALARTTRLKVGTSVAVLPGRHPVLVAKQLASLAALAPKRVLPAFGLRSAIPAERELFAVPDGERAAVFDESLRVLRLALTDQAASYRGRYFTVSGAVITPKPSPPLDIWLGGSAPAAYRRIGALADGWLGSFLTPDEARAGREAIERAAQDAGRQIEPDHFGISLAVADGELPAELVAAARRRRPDIDPGDLIAAGWDQLQRQLDAYVDAGLTKFVIRPAGSGPLDGFIDRFVAELAGRQN, from the coding sequence ATGAAGATTCGCATAGGAGTCGGGCTGGGCGCGGACAGCGCTCCCGATCGCCTGGCCGACATTGTCGACCACCTGGAGCGCAGCGGGGTGGACTCGCTGTGGTTCTCCGAGCTGGTGTACGCCCCCACGGTGGATCCGATGGTCGGCATGGCCTATGCGCTCGCCCGAACAACCCGCCTGAAGGTGGGCACGTCGGTGGCGGTGCTGCCCGGGCGCCATCCGGTGCTGGTGGCCAAACAACTGGCATCGCTGGCGGCCCTCGCACCGAAGCGGGTCCTGCCGGCCTTCGGGTTACGCTCGGCGATTCCGGCAGAACGCGAGCTGTTCGCGGTGCCCGACGGCGAGCGGGCAGCGGTGTTCGACGAATCGCTGCGGGTGCTGCGCCTGGCGTTGACCGACCAAGCGGCCAGCTATCGTGGCCGCTACTTCACCGTCAGCGGAGCGGTGATCACGCCGAAACCGTCTCCCCCGCTGGACATTTGGCTGGGCGGCTCGGCCCCGGCGGCGTATCGGCGTATCGGTGCGTTGGCGGATGGCTGGTTGGGTAGCTTCCTTACCCCGGATGAGGCGCGAGCCGGGCGTGAGGCGATCGAGCGGGCCGCGCAAGACGCCGGCCGACAGATCGAGCCGGATCATTTTGGTATCTCGCTGGCTGTCGCGGACGGCGAATTGCCGGCAGAGCTGGTCGCTGCGGCTCGCCGTCGTCGTCCAGATATCGATCCCGGCGACCTGATAGCCGCGGGCTGGGATCAGCTGCAGCGCCAACTCGACGCCTACGTGGATGCGGGATTGACGAAATTCGTCATCCGGCCCGCCGGCAGCGGACCACTGGACGGGTTCATCGATCGTTTCGTCGCCGAGCTGGCCGGCAGGCAGAACTGA
- a CDS encoding ketopantoate reductase family protein produces the protein MGDDHRYVIIGAGAIGGTVGGVLARAGIPTVLIARGRHAEVLAAEGLTLKTPDGTFRTAVTTASRADDFELTDRDVLVFATKTQQLDAALQEWVDQPVHGPDGVVGTAGEQLPAMTALNGVAAEEKALRYFRRVFGICVWLPAVHLEPGEVVVRAWPVVGQFHISRWPAALRTQDDADLLAGLAQAWTAAGVRVRTPDDVAPWKYNKLLSNLGNAVGALTAGAADAGDVVAALRREGEDVLRRAGIEFISFEVSTATRADGPTIRPVPGSDTGPNNSTWQSLSRQTGNVETDFLNGEIVRIAHRCGIEAPLNTALARAARSTVRSGLGPGRFSAEQLAELVGVDGITSAHS, from the coding sequence GTGGGAGACGACCATCGATACGTGATCATCGGCGCCGGCGCTATCGGCGGCACCGTGGGCGGGGTGCTGGCCCGCGCCGGCATCCCGACGGTGTTGATCGCCCGCGGGCGGCATGCCGAGGTCTTGGCGGCCGAGGGCTTAACGCTGAAAACGCCCGACGGTACTTTCCGCACCGCGGTCACGACCGCGTCGCGGGCCGACGATTTTGAGTTGACCGATCGCGACGTTCTGGTTTTCGCGACCAAGACCCAACAACTCGACGCGGCCCTGCAGGAATGGGTGGACCAACCCGTCCATGGCCCCGACGGTGTCGTCGGAACCGCGGGTGAGCAGCTGCCGGCGATGACCGCACTCAACGGCGTTGCCGCAGAAGAGAAGGCGCTGCGCTATTTCCGCCGAGTATTCGGGATCTGCGTCTGGTTGCCGGCCGTGCACCTCGAACCGGGCGAGGTTGTCGTGCGGGCGTGGCCGGTGGTCGGGCAGTTCCACATCTCGCGGTGGCCGGCGGCGCTGCGCACCCAGGACGATGCCGACCTGTTGGCGGGGCTTGCGCAGGCGTGGACTGCGGCCGGGGTTCGGGTGCGTACCCCCGATGACGTCGCCCCGTGGAAGTACAACAAGTTGCTGAGCAATCTGGGCAACGCGGTCGGTGCCCTGACCGCCGGCGCGGCCGATGCGGGCGACGTGGTGGCCGCGCTGCGCCGTGAAGGTGAAGATGTGTTGCGGCGAGCGGGAATCGAATTCATCTCATTCGAGGTTTCGACGGCCACCCGGGCGGACGGACCCACGATTCGACCGGTGCCCGGATCGGATACCGGACCGAACAATTCCACCTGGCAATCGTTGAGTCGCCAGACCGGCAACGTGGAAACCGACTTTCTCAACGGTGAGATCGTGCGGATCGCTCATCGGTGTGGCATCGAGGCGCCGCTGAACACCGCATTGGCCCGCGCCGCACGCTCGACGGTGCGCAGCGGTCTCGGCCCGGGACGCTTTTCGGCCGAGCAGCTGGCGGAACTCGTGGGAGTCGATGGGATTACCTCCGCGCATAGCTGA